From Primulina tabacum isolate GXHZ01 chromosome 2, ASM2559414v2, whole genome shotgun sequence, one genomic window encodes:
- the LOC142538068 gene encoding GATA transcription factor 20-like: MMHRCGSSNMVRGCTCGMYHSTRGNSFSMLFSKNNDEYLEFDEGEMYSFAANSPPSSVDCTLSLGTPSTRRSNEKKRSSCCMPGFGWNNFPSKHMAPPPSTVKTHRGRDSLLARRCANCDTTSTPLWRNCPRGPKSLCNACGIRFKKEERRATAADSISTGGGGGADLKT; the protein is encoded by the exons atgATGCACAGGTGCGGTAGCTCGAACATGGTGAGGGGTTGTACGTGTGGCATGTACCATTCTACTCGAGGGAATTCATTTTCAATGCTCTTTTCCAAGAATAACGATGAATATCTTGAATTTGATGAAGGGGAAATGTATTCTTTTGCGGCTAATTCTCCGCCCTCTTCAGTTGATTGCACTCTTTCTTTGGGCACGCCTTCCACTCGTCGCAGTAATGAGAAGAAGCGGTCTTCTTGCTGCATGCCTGGCTTTGGATGGAACAATTTTCCTTCCAAACATATGGCTCCGCCGCCGTCCACCGTCAAGACTCACCGTGGCAGGGATTCCCTCCTGGCTCGCCGATGTGCTAATTGCGACACCACTTCTACTCCTCTCTGGAGGAACTGTCCCAGAGGCCCTAAG TCACTGTGCAATGCATGCGGGATACGGTTCAAGAAAGAAGAGAGAAGAGCCACGGCAGCCGACTCCATCTCCACCGGCGGCGGAGGCGGCGCCGACCTCAAAACGTGA